ACACCTTCGTCAGAACAAAAAGACCGGATCAGGCTTCGACTTTAAAAGTTAATCCCGCATTGGCCTGTAAGCGATCAATCAATAATGACCCCATAGCCGAGGCTGGCGTCCAGATGCCCCCTTCAGCCGCATCCAGGTTTTTCAGCAGGCACACGGTACTCTCCGCAATCATCTTGGAAGTGGAACCGTATCCTGGGTCCTTGTCACCCTGAACGCTCACCGACATTGACTCACCTTTATCGTTACTGCCGGCAAACAAGACATCGTAAAAACCGGTTTCACGCTCTTCCTTGGTAGGGCCTTCACCGGGCTTACGGGGATCATTGGCCATCGACTTGTCTTCGGCCACGGCCTTGGCCATCGCCTCGCCCTTGTCACCCGGACCGGTCAACATCATCTCGTCATAGACAAAGCCTTCACCATATTCATGCCCCAGCAACAGGTTCGAGCGATGAATATTCTTGGTATTGATCGTTGCCATCACAAAAGGCGCAGACCAGCTTCCCAGATCATCGTCATACACGGGAGCCATCCCGGAAGGCTGTTCAGGACCAGCCTTACCCTCGGTTAAGGCGAAGGGGTTCATCAGCACTTCGAGGAGTTCGGGCTTCTTCGCCGCTGCCGCCATGGTCGCCCTGAAGCTGGCCAGGGTACCGCCGGAGAAGGTGCCCTTCATGGCGCGCACTCGGCCCTTAATCCGGGAGACGCTGCTGCCCAGCTTGGCCTTGGCATTCTGTTGCAAGAAGTAGACACCCAGATCGAAGGGCACCGAATCGAAACCACAGGAAAACACGATACGAGCACCACTGGCTTTCGCGGCCTCGCCGTAGGTGCCGATCATCTCGTGCATCCAGGCGGGTTCGCCACAAAGGTCAACATAATCAGTACCCGCCTTGACGCAGGCCCCAACAACATCAGAACCATACAGCTGATAAGGACCGACGGTGGTCAGTAGCACCTGGGTGCGTTCGGCCATCGATTGAATGGAAGCCAGATCACTGGAGTCAGCCACCACCAGGGGAACACCCTCGGGAATACCCATCTCATCCCGTACGCTGATTAGTTTCTCTTCGCTGCGACCAGCCATGGCCCACTTGACGTCACCATTGACACCGTATTGCTTGTTTAAATACTCGCACACCAGACGACCGGTATAACCGGTCGCACCGTATACAATAATGCCTAATTCGCGATCACTGGACATAGCTGAACTCCCGTCGGGTTAGAGGGGTCCACGTAAAAAAACAGCGGACCTTTTTTAGATTTATTATGAAAAACTGACAATCTCTTCATCGAGCACATCGGCCAGCAAGGGACTCGCGGCGGCCCGCTCGAAAGCCGCATCGATCGCCTTGAAACGATTCTGTACCACCACACGGTAATTGGGATGGGTGAAGATATAAAGCTCCTTGCCTTTTACGGCTTCTACTACGCGCTCCCCGACAATTTCAGGGGCCAGACCCTTATCGATCACCTGCTGCATATGGGCCGCCATTGCCTTGCCCGCCGCCGATGATTCATGCTGATCGGCATCGCCCTTATACTGTCCCTGCTTGTTGCGGGTCGACAGGTTGATACGGGTTTTGACAAACGCCGGACAGAGCACCGACACCTGGATATTGTGTGGTTGCAGTTCGGCGTACCAGCTTTCCGACATACCCACGACCGCCACCTTGGTGGCCGTGTAGGCTCCCGCCATGGGTACACCGATCATGCCCGCCATAGACGCCACATTGATCAACCAGCCGCCTTCGCCGTGCTGTTTCATCAAGGGCACCATGGTTTGCGTGCCATAGACAACCCCCATCAGGTTCACATCCAGCACCCAGCTCCAATCCTTGTTGTCGGTCTGCTCAATCGGGCCGGCACTGCCGCCTACACCCGCGTTATTGACCAGCATATGAACCTTGCCAAAACGCTCGATGGTTTGTTCGGCCAGCCCCGACCATTGCTCGAGATCTGCGACATCCATCGTGACAGACAGAACCTTAGCGCCCGATTCACGCAAGCGGTTTTCCGCCTGCACCAACTGCTGCGGGTCTATATCGGCAATCACAATGTTCATACCCTGCTTCGCCATCGCCTGGGCGATACTGAAACCGATACCTTCTGCGCCGCCCGTGATTACGGCGGTCTTTCCTTCAAACATACTCATGGCTTTTTTCCTGGGCTGTAATCTGACATCTGACTGTCCATTGAACCCGTTACCGCGCGCCAACAACAACACCATTCATCAGTATGATTGTTTGCCATAACCGGTGAAGATCAGTCGGGATAACTAATCGTCAAACGATTACGCAAACCCGGCGCATCGCTGATGCTATAGTGCTATCGGTTCTATATACTCGGGGCTTATCAACGGAGTCATTCGGCACTTCAGTTTTGACCCTTTACTGCAGTTTTAGTCGATTATGGCCAATTTTTCCTGACACAGACCTACCGCGAATGAGCAAACCCCACGAACGCTACCACCATGGCGATTTAAAAACCTCTCTGCTCGAGGCCGCCAACCAGATCCTGCATCGCGACGGTGCCGACAGCTTATCGTTGCGCGCGATTGCGGCGGAAGTCGGGGTTTCCCATATGGCCCCCTACTCCCACTTCAAGAACAAAAAAGAGCTGCTGCAGAGCGTTGCCGAGGATGGTTTTAATCAGATGGCTGACGCGATGGAAGCCAACGTCAGTCACCTGGATAAAAACCAGAAGAAAAATGCCGCCGAGTTAATTCTCACCTACGGCGCCACCTATCTTGAGTTTGCTATTCACAACCCCCAACTCTATCGATTGATGCTGGGGCAGGTTGAAACTACCGGGCGAAAAATCAAATCGACCCGCGATGGTACGACGGAAACTCTTACCCCTCGCACCATGCGACCCTTTACATTGCTGCGGGCCGCCTTTGCCCTGGGCAGCAATAATGAGGCCGAAGAAAAAGCCCAGGCATTAGGTGCCTGGTCGATGGTGCATGGTATGGCCGCGCTGATTATCGAAGGGCATATCAAGGTGCCCGGCAATATCAGTATCAAACAATTTCTGGCCGCGGCCGCCCCCCAGTCGGGAATTTTTAAATCATAATCTCCACGTCGGAAGTAGGAAACGCCACGCAGGAATGACACCAGCCATAGTCGGCATCGGTGCTGCGCAATTTGGCTTCATCCGGATTGAATACGCTGCCACTCATCACCTTCACCCGGCACAGACTGCACTCACCCGAACGGCACGCATTCTCGGTGGTGTAACCGTTACGTTCCATGCTGTTCAGCAGCGGCTCATCGACCCGAGCCATAAAACTGCCCTGGTTACGAATCGTGACCCTGACCTGATCGCTGGCAATCAACCCTTCGGGCCAGCCCGCCAAGGTTTCCGGATGTTTCGGCGGGCCATTGCATTCAATACGAACCCGGCGCGGTTTCACCTTTAACGTTTCCAGCTGCTCGGCACAAAAATCATGGAAGCTGGTTGGGCCACAGATATAAAACATTTTGTTGTTCACTGAAGCTTCATTCAGCTTGAGCAGGTTCGACAAAAAGTCAGCGGTCAAATGCCCCGTTAAACCCTGATAGCTTTCTGTAGGACGCGAAATCACTTCCGTTACCGTCAGGAAATCACAACGCTGGTTAAGCTCTTGCAGTTCTTCGCGAAAGATCACATCGTTTTCATAGCTGGAGGCATACACCAGATGAAATTTGTTGGGCATATTTCGTTCGTCAAAGGAGCGAATCATACTCATCGCCGGCGCAATACCGGAACCGCCGGCCAGAAACACCAGGTCTTCACCATGGTGAATCGGGTTATGGTAAAAGGTCCCCATGGGGCCGGTACTTTGCATATAGTCACCGACCTTCACCTCGTCCAGCAGATAATGTGAGACATAACCGCCTTCGACACGTTTGACCGTCAGGTCGTAATGATCACGCACCAGGGGTGCCGATGAAATAGCGTACGGACGAGCGGTTTCCACTCCGGCAATATTCACAAACAAATTAATATACTGCCCCGCCTGAAAAGGCGGCAACGGACCCTGTTCGCAAGCAAAGCGCAGGGTTTTGGTCGACGGCGTATCTTCAATAATTTCAACCACCTTCAACAGCAAACGCTTGGGGTGCAAGGTCGCAATCGTGTTCGCTACGACACCTTTTTGCTCATTAAAATCGGTACCGGTTTTCAGCAGCTCCTGCTGTTGATCCAGCGCCTCCTGATAACCCTTGACGGCGTGCAGTATATTGTTCGAATCAGGCATGGGACACCTCCTGTTGCTGAGCTTGTAGATGTTTGATCGCAGCCTTGGCCGTACTTGCGCCGGCCATGTAGGTGGGCTGGAAGCCACCCATGCCGTTCCAGCAACCGGCCATATAGAGACCACCAATCGCATCGATGCGTTCTCGGAACATCGCGGAATCCTGGGTGTTTTGTTCGAAACCGTAAATCGCGCCACCCGGCGTGTTCAGGTAACGCATCATGGTCAGCGGCGTACCCACTTCGACCTCTTCAATGTTGGCGCGAATGTTGGGGAAAATACGCTCGGCATGGTCGATCAGCTTATCGGCAAAGGCGTACTTGGTCTCGGCATACTGCTCGGGAGGCAGCTCCTGCCAGGGTTGACCGTATTGCAAACACAGCAGCGACAATACGGTTTTGCCTTCGGGGGCAAAACTGGGATCTTCATGGTTATAGCAGGTCAACATGGTGTGCGTCGGATCGGAGATACCCTGCATGGTGTCAAAGGCCACCTCCTCATTGCGATCATCGATGATAAAACTGGAGGCCGCCGTGACACCGATAT
This DNA window, taken from Aestuariirhabdus haliotis, encodes the following:
- a CDS encoding saccharopine dehydrogenase family protein, with amino-acid sequence MSSDRELGIIVYGATGYTGRLVCEYLNKQYGVNGDVKWAMAGRSEEKLISVRDEMGIPEGVPLVVADSSDLASIQSMAERTQVLLTTVGPYQLYGSDVVGACVKAGTDYVDLCGEPAWMHEMIGTYGEAAKASGARIVFSCGFDSVPFDLGVYFLQQNAKAKLGSSVSRIKGRVRAMKGTFSGGTLASFRATMAAAAKKPELLEVLMNPFALTEGKAGPEQPSGMAPVYDDDLGSWSAPFVMATINTKNIHRSNLLLGHEYGEGFVYDEMMLTGPGDKGEAMAKAVAEDKSMANDPRKPGEGPTKEERETGFYDVLFAGSNDKGESMSVSVQGDKDPGYGSTSKMIAESTVCLLKNLDAAEGGIWTPASAMGSLLIDRLQANAGLTFKVEA
- a CDS encoding SDR family NAD(P)-dependent oxidoreductase, which encodes MSMFEGKTAVITGGAEGIGFSIAQAMAKQGMNIVIADIDPQQLVQAENRLRESGAKVLSVTMDVADLEQWSGLAEQTIERFGKVHMLVNNAGVGGSAGPIEQTDNKDWSWVLDVNLMGVVYGTQTMVPLMKQHGEGGWLINVASMAGMIGVPMAGAYTATKVAVVGMSESWYAELQPHNIQVSVLCPAFVKTRINLSTRNKQGQYKGDADQHESSAAGKAMAAHMQQVIDKGLAPEIVGERVVEAVKGKELYIFTHPNYRVVVQNRFKAIDAAFERAAASPLLADVLDEEIVSFS
- a CDS encoding TetR/AcrR family transcriptional regulator, giving the protein MSKPHERYHHGDLKTSLLEAANQILHRDGADSLSLRAIAAEVGVSHMAPYSHFKNKKELLQSVAEDGFNQMADAMEANVSHLDKNQKKNAAELILTYGATYLEFAIHNPQLYRLMLGQVETTGRKIKSTRDGTTETLTPRTMRPFTLLRAAFALGSNNEAEEKAQALGAWSMVHGMAALIIEGHIKVPGNISIKQFLAAAAPQSGIFKS
- a CDS encoding FAD-binding oxidoreductase, with the translated sequence MPDSNNILHAVKGYQEALDQQQELLKTGTDFNEQKGVVANTIATLHPKRLLLKVVEIIEDTPSTKTLRFACEQGPLPPFQAGQYINLFVNIAGVETARPYAISSAPLVRDHYDLTVKRVEGGYVSHYLLDEVKVGDYMQSTGPMGTFYHNPIHHGEDLVFLAGGSGIAPAMSMIRSFDERNMPNKFHLVYASSYENDVIFREELQELNQRCDFLTVTEVISRPTESYQGLTGHLTADFLSNLLKLNEASVNNKMFYICGPTSFHDFCAEQLETLKVKPRRVRIECNGPPKHPETLAGWPEGLIASDQVRVTIRNQGSFMARVDEPLLNSMERNGYTTENACRSGECSLCRVKVMSGSVFNPDEAKLRSTDADYGWCHSCVAFPTSDVEIMI